In the Populus trichocarpa isolate Nisqually-1 chromosome 1, P.trichocarpa_v4.1, whole genome shotgun sequence genome, one interval contains:
- the LOC18095741 gene encoding uncharacterized protein LOC18095741: MCNVEVMVEQPQCASVYEEPVLTSEPPPTRIDIAHLIRDPSNRPQIWEYPVNQQDEIRRAYINLGPYQPLMSEYPMTGEKHPRRFQSHWFKSYPWLEYSEKNTAFCFPSYLFSSKSSGKPGSDTFTVKGFNCWKKVNDGERGHDERPESKNQGNFLEMMELLASYNEQVGALVLGNAPQNAKYTSHQIQKEILHVFARNVQSSIRHEIGDARFCLIIDEARDESRREQMALVIRGQGYDGASTMRVEWNGLQALFINDCPYAYYVHCLAHQLQLALIAAAREISDVHTFFQNLIFIINIVSASCNRNDDLRALQAATIEHLVDIGEIETGKGVNQNVMGITDMLCQALQQKSQDILNAMHLVTSTKTLIQKLRDDGWETLLEEVTSFYKHQDIEVPDMDACFFSVGRSRRKTKSVTVEHHYRVDIFTAIIDQQLQELNNIFNEQAIELLKLSTTLDPRNSYKLFNVEDICLLVDKFYPEDFSDQEKIHLRFQLQHYEVDVDSAYLDSSYFESNY; the protein is encoded by the exons ATGTGTAATGTTGAAGTTATGGTTGAGCAACCCCAATGTGCTTCAGTTTACGAAGAACCTGTATTGACTAGTGAACCACCTCCTACTAGAATCGACATTGCTCATTTAATTAGAGATCCAAGCAATCGTCCTCAAATTTGGGAATACCCGgttaatcaacaagatgaaattcGAAGGGCATACATTAATTTGGGGCCATATCAACCTTTGATGTCTGAATATCCGATGACTGGTGAAAAACATCCTCGTCGATTTCAATCTCACTGGTTCAAAAGTTATCCATGGCTTGAATATTCAGAGAAAAATActgcattttgttttccttcctATCTATTTTCAAGTAAGTCATCTGGGAAGCCAGGATCAGACACATTTACTGTTAAGGGATTCAATTGTTGGAAGAAAGTTAATGATGGGGAGCG AGGGCATGATGAACGTCCAGAGTCAAAAAACCaaggtaattttcttgaaatgatgGAACTTTTAGCATCTTATAATGAGCAAGTAGGAGCTCTTGTTTTGGGTAATGCTCCACAAAATGCAAAATACACCtcacatcaaattcaaaaagaaattttgcatgtctttgCTAGAAATGTTCAGTCTTCAATTCGTCATGAGATTGGTGATgcaagattttgtttaattattgatgAAGCTCGAGATGAATCCAGAAGAGAGCAAATGGCCCTTGTTATTAG AGGTCAAGGGTATGATGGCGCTAGTACTATGCGTGTAGAATGGAATGGTTTGCAAGctttattcattaatgattgcccatatgcatattatgtacattgcTTAGCTCATCAGTTACAATTGGCTCTTATTGCTGCAGCTAGAGAAATATCTGATGTTCACACTTTCTTTCagaatttgatctttattattaacattgttaGTGCTTCTTGCAATCGTAATGATGATTTACGGGCTTTACAAGCAGCTACAATTGAGCATCTAGTTGATATTGGTGAGATTGAAACGGGTAAAGGAGTTAATCAA AATGTTATGGGAATTACTGATATGCTTTGTCAAGCATTGCAACAAAAATCTCAAGACATTTTAAATGCTATGCATTTGGTGACTAGCACAAAGACTTTAATTCAGAAGTTAAGAGACGATGGTTGGGAAACTCTTTTAGAAGAAGTGACATCATTTTATAAGCATCAAGACATTGAAGTTCCTGATATGGatgcttgtttttttagtgtggGACGATCTCGTCGTAAAACAAAATCAGTAACAGTTGAGCATCACTACCGAGTTGATATATTTACAGCTATCATTGATCAGCAATTGCAAGAGCTAAATAACATATTCAATGAGCAGGCGATCGAGCTTCTTAAATTGAGCACAACTTTAGATCCTAGAAATagctataaattattcaatgttGAAGATATATGCTTACTTGTTGACAAGTTCTATCCTGAAGATTTTTCTgaccaagaaaaaattcatttgagatTTCAGTTGCAACATTATGAGGTTGAT GTTGATTCGGCTTATCTTGACTCTTCCTATTTCGAAAGCAACTACTGA
- the LOC18095742 gene encoding disease resistance protein At4g27190: protein MAIESVGGSIICKIAELMVEPVGRQFRYVFCFNNFVEEFKERKENLALALDGLQKDVEAAERNAEEIRKGVKKWLEDANNEIEGAKPLENEIGKNGKCFAWCPNCTRQFKLSKALAKKSETFRKLGESSEKFTKVADKRPPQRIEFLTSKEFTPSQSSEEALEQIIEALKDDNVNMIGLYGMGGVGKTTLVKEVGRRAKESQLFDEVLMATVSQNPNVTDIQDQMADKLGLDIKEKSKEGRADRLWQRLKKVEKMLIILDDVWEYIDLKEIGIPFGVDHGGCEILLTTRRRGICSSMECQKRVLLSPLPEKEAWDLFRTNAGLRDGDSTLNTVAREVARECQGLPIALVTMGRALRDESAVKWKRVSKQLKNSKFPDMEHIDGQRTAYACLKLSYDYLKSKETKLCFLLCCLFSEDYNIPVEDLPRYIKKYLRKY, encoded by the coding sequence ATGGCTATCGAAAGTGTGGGTGGATCTATTATATGTAAGATAGCAGAACTCATGGTGGAACCAGTAGGAAGGCAGTTCCGTTACGTGTTCTGTTTCAACAATTTTGTTGAAGAATTCAAAGAACGAAAGGAGAACCTTGCTTTAGCACTAGATGGTCTGCAAAAAGATGTCGAAGCTGCTGAAAGGAATGCTGAAGAAATTAGGAAAGGTGTCAAAAAGTGGCTGGAAGATGCAAACAACGAAATTGAAGGTGCGAAGCCGTTGGAAaatgaaataggaaaaaatGGCAAATGCTTTGCTTGGTGCCCAAACTGCACGCGACAATTCAAGTTAAGCAAGGCACTGGCCAAGAAGTCGGAGACTTTCAGAAAACTTGGAGAAAGTAGCGAAAAGTTTACAAAAGTGGCCGACAAACGTCCTCCTCAGCGCATAGAATTTCTAACATCAAAGGAATTCACGCCCTCACAATCGTCAGAAGAAGCTTTGGAACAAATTATTGAAGCTCTCAAAGATGACAACGTCAATATGATCGGACTGTACGGCATGGGAGGGGTGGGTAAAACCACCCTGGTGAAAGAAGTAGGCAGGAGAGCCAAAGAGTCGCAGCTTTTCGATGAAGTTTTGATGGCTACGGTGTCCCAGAATCCAAATGTCACAGACATCCAGGATCAAATGGCAGATAAGTTAGGTCTGGATATTAAAGAAAAGAGTAAAGAAGGGAGAGCGGATCGATTATGGCAGAGACTGAAGAAAGTGGAGAAGATGCTTATAATCCTAGATGATGTTTGGGAATATATTGACTTGAAAGAGATAGGGATCCCATTTGGTGTTGATCACGGGGGTTGCGAAATTCTTCTAACAACACGTCGTCGAGGCATATGTTCATCTATGGAGTGCCAGAAAAGAGTGTTGTTAAGTCCCTTACCTGAAAAAGAAGCGTGGGATTTATTCAGAACGAATGCAGGTTTACGTGATGGGGACTCTACCTTGAACACAGTGGCAAGGGAGGTTGCGAGAGAGTGCCAAGGCTTGCCTATAGCACTTGTGACAATGGGAAGGGCTCTAAGAGATGAATCTGCAGTTAAGTGGAAAAGAGTGTCTAAACAGCTCAAAAACTCTAAATTTCCAGACATGGAACACATTGATGGACAAAGAACTGCATATGCATGTCTTAAGTTGAGCTACGATTATTTGAAGTCCAAGGAAACCAAGTTATGTTTCTTGCTATGCTGTTTATTTTCAGAAGATTACAACATTCCAGTCGAGGACTTGCCGAGATATATTAAGAAATACCTAcgtaaatattaa
- the LOC18095744 gene encoding N-alpha-acetyltransferase MAK3, whose translation MDEVQEREKKEEFDASEIEYVSYGGEHHLPLIMNLVDQELSEPYSIFTYRYFVYLWPQLSFLAFHKGKCVGTVVCKMGDHRNSTFRGYIAMLVVIKPYRGRGIATELVTRSIQVMMESGCEEVTLEAEVTNKGALALYGRLGFIRAKRLFHYYLNGVDAFRLKLLFPQPELYPSLPMMADRDDTHEHDDC comes from the exons ATGGACGAAGttcaagaaagagagaaaaaagaagaattcgATGCATCAGAGATTGAATACGTTAGCTATGGTGGCGAGCATCACCTACCATTAATCATGAATCTTGTCGATCAAGAACTTAGTGAGCCTTACTCCATCTTCACCTACCGTTACTTTGTTTATCTTTGGCCACAACTTTCTTTCTTG GCGTTTCACAAAGGCAAATGTGTAGGGACTGTTGTTTGTAAGATGGGGGATCATCGGAATTCAACTTTTAGAGGTTACATTGCTATGTTAGTTGTCATCAAACCTTATCGAGGAAGAGGCATTG CTACTGAACTTGTTACCAGATCTATTCAAGTGATGATGGAATCTGGATGCGAAGAG GTAACATTGGAAGCAGAAGTTACAAATAAAGGAGCACTTGCACTATATGGCCGTCTTGGTTTTATTAGAGCAAAACGACTCTTTCACTATTACTTGAATGGAGTTGATGCCTTTCGTCTGAAGCTGCTATTCCCCCAGCCAGAGTTATACCCCTCTTTGCCTATGATGGCTGATAGAGACGATACACACGAGCATGATGATTGCTAG